In one window of Temnothorax longispinosus isolate EJ_2023e chromosome 9, Tlon_JGU_v1, whole genome shotgun sequence DNA:
- the Cds gene encoding phosphatidate cytidylyltransferase, photoreceptor-specific — protein sequence MSEVRKRTTVGDATSSAAASRDVSDDQKEDVESEDDAKLEVEDLAKTLPQGTDHTPHILSSILSGLPDRWRNWIIRTIFTWFMIAGFCLIIYGGPLALMITTLIVQVKCFEEIINIGYAVYRIHGLPWFRSLSWYFLITSNYFFYGENLMDYFAVVINRTGYLRVLVTYHRFVSFCLYIVGFVWFVLSLVKKYYMKQFSLFAWTHVALLIVVTQSYLIIQNIFEGLIWFIVPVSMIVINDVMAYMFGFFFGRTPLIKLSPKKTWEGFIGGGISTVILGLLMSYIMCQYRYFVCPIEYSEALGRMTMDCEPSSLFQPQEYTLPSSFQVISRMLNGKSTLTVYPFMLHSLSLSIFSSVIGPFGGFFASGFKRAFKIKDFGDVIPGHGGIMDRFDCQYLMATFVNVYISSFIHTASPQKLLQQVYSLKPEQQLQLFQTLRDSLENRGIIFTY from the exons ATGTCGGAGGTGCGCAAGAGAACGACTGtcggcgacgcgacgtcgtCGGCGGCAGCGTCGCGGGACGTTAGCGATGATCAG AAAGAAGATGTTGAATCTGAAGACGATGCGAAATTGGAGGTGGAGGACTTGGCGAAAACTCTACCTCAAGGAACTGACCATACCCCGCACATTTTAAGTTCCATTCTTTCCGGTCTTCCAGATcg TTGGCGAAATTGGATAATTAGAACTATTTTCACTTGGTTTATGATAGCTGGGTTTTGTCTCATTATTTATGGGGGTCCGTTGGCATTGATGATTACA acGTTGATTGTGCAAGTAAAATGCTTCGAagagattattaatattggaTACGCTGTATATAGAATCCATGGTCTACCATGGTTCAGATCTTTATCGTGGTATTTTTTGATTACCTCGAATTACTTTTTCTACGGGGAAAATTTAATGGACTATTTTGCAGTGGTGATTAATCGAACG GGATATCTACGTGTGCTTGTTACATACCATCGATTTGTCTCATTCTGTCTTTATATCGTTGGCTTTGTATGGTTTGTACTCTCCctcgtgaaaaaatattatatgaagcAATTCTCCTTATTTGCTTGGACGCATGTCGCGTTACTTATTGTCGTGACACAGAGCTATCTCATCATCCAGAATATATTCGAAGGATTGATATG GTTCATCGTACCTGTCAGTATGATTGTCATAAACGATGTGATGGCATACATGTTTGGCTTCTTTTTTGGACGAACgccattaataaaattgtcccCGAAAAAGACTTGGGAGGGCTTTATCGGTGGCGGTATTTCAACTGTCATACTTGGATTACTG ATGTCCTACATTATGTGTCAGTACCGCTATTTCGTCTGTCCTATCGAGTACAGCGAAGCTCTGGGAAGAATGACTATGGATTGTGAACCGTCGAGCTTGTTCCAACCACAAGAATATACTTTGCCAAGTAGTTTTCAAGTGATATCAAGAATG TTAAATGGAAAATCTACCTTGACGGTGTATCCATTTATGCTACATTCGTTGTCGTTGTCAATATTCAGCTCTGTAATTGGTCCATTTGGAGGATTCTTTGCTAGCGGATTCAAACGAGCGTTCAAGATTAAG GACTTCGGTGATGTAATCCCCGGCCATGGTGGAATAATGGATAGATTTGATTGTCAGTATTTAATGGCAACATTCGTGAATGTctatatttcttcatttattcatACTGCGTCACCTCAAAAGCTATTACAGCAG